One window of Hydractinia symbiolongicarpus strain clone_291-10 chromosome 3, HSymV2.1, whole genome shotgun sequence genomic DNA carries:
- the LOC130635649 gene encoding serine-rich adhesin for platelets-like — translation MHMCEISLNYSNFLKCLEYYCSWQKQSMASPDDNLIDFSGGENQHNETTSTDATSMTPQVTLNLPITTNYDISAPDAPMNTSHVPLSVTLKPPGKANKSLFEITRVESHGESVGGDDSELDDTLSETHDSSSTSVLDSIMKHNEAEALKAEKTDISSTHKPLSVNVEGSQNITTSTQSSSSSTPVINSQSHHSEAPSRFRIVKISKSKPYDKGKWFVNDFSDSQRQNEPGENPASPMVRRTRHVTESGGEQKVDRSKTVTSPTEPAKTKSSEFLIHQSMQTQSRGSSYSTTVTDRRSSVESTSIGEQSTTNATVTVGTLENSLGQIQSITESMVSAVNDEVRKLKDNLTVLQTENNHLKDENEKLKKRLAAAEEKLIALDKG, via the exons ATGCACATGTGTGAAATCAGTTTGAATTattcaaatttcttaaaatgtcTTGAGTACTACTGTTCATGGCAGAAACAATCGATGGCCTCACCAGATGACAATTTAATAGATTTTTCGGGTGGAGAAAACCAGCATAATGAAACTACCTCAACAGATGCTACATCTATGACACCACAAGTTACTTTAAATCTGCCAATTACAACTAACTATGATATAAGTGCTCCTGATGCTCCAATGAACACTAGTCACGTTCCATTATCTGTAACTTTAAAACCCCCTGGAAAGGCTAATAAAAGTTTGTTTGAAATAACACGTGTTGAAAGTCATGGTGAAAGTGTAGGGGGAGATGATTCTGAACTTGATGATACATTATCAGAGACTCACGATTCCAGTTCAACTTCAGTTTTAGATTCTATAATGAAGCATAATGAAGCAGAAGCTTTAAAAGCAGAGAAAACAGATATATCCAGCACACATAAGCCACTTTCTGTGAATGTAGAAGGCTCACAAAACATCACCACTTCAACAcaatcatcttcatcatcaacCCCTGTAATTAATTCACAAAGTCATCATTCTGAAGCACCTTCCAGATTTCGCATTGTAAAAATATCTAAATCAAAGCCATATGATAAAGGAAAATGGTTTGTTAACGATTTTTCAGACTCTCAAAGACAAAATGAACCTGGTGAAAATCCAGCTTCACCAATGGTTAGGAGAACTAGGCATGTTACTGAAAGTGGCGGTGAGCAGAAGGTTGATAGGTCTAAGACAGTTACCTCACCAACTGAACCTGCTAAAACAAAATCCTCAGAATTTCTAATTCACCAGTCAATGCAAACCCAGTCTAGAGGATCTAGTTACAGTACAACTGTGACTGATAGAAGATCTTCAGTAGAAAG CACTAGTATTGGTGAGCAGTCCACAACAAATGCAACTGTGACCGTCGGTACACTGGAAAATTCTCTG GGACAAATTCAGTCTATAACAGAGTCGATGGTCAGTGCGGTAAATGACGAAGTTCGGAAGCTGAAAGACAATTTAACAGTCTTGCAGACTgaaaataatcatttaaaagaCGAAAACGAAAAACTGAAAAAGAGGCTGGCTGCTGCGGAAGAAAAGTTAATTGCGCTTGATAAAGGTTGA
- the LOC130635651 gene encoding beta-1 adrenergic receptor-like, whose amino-acid sequence MENYTNQSYQESYEEANTEVKYVQVVILSVLSVLIITGNVLILTALRKVKKFQKTTKLFIFSLSIADLFVGAILIPLRLNEVFLTTWSQTVEWCKLSISVNIWNLSASSFNLLALSIEKLIFLAKPMEYDNIVTFKRCAIILLALWCFFTSVSFIPIFSEIALQDAAIRHAHDHLCKYATTLKDEYLIYMCVCDVIPLVLFGVIYFCILKTAQQQIHKAQARFSKSAVNEEFKHLKKTEKKNTRLLVSLVVVYYVCWIPAIVAEYLSIRHAYLVTQTFIFVISALVYLNSFLNSIVYYFFNDEFRKFFKRYVRNIKIGTRRRMSGDFLSRPPTSTHGFNMSRIAMTTIKKAS is encoded by the coding sequence ATGGAGAACTACACCAACCAATCATATCAGGAAAGCTATGAAGAAGCCAATACAGAAGTCAAATACGTGCAGGTCGTTATACTGTCAGTTCTATCCGTTCTTATAATTACTGGAAATGTTTTAATATTAACAGCATTGCGGAAAGtaaagaaatttcagaaaaccACAAAGCTGTTCATCTTTTCTCTCAGCATCGCAGATTTATTCGTTGGTGCCATTTTGATACCGCTTAGATTAAACGAAGTGTTCCTAACCACGTGGTCGCAAACCGTTGAATGGTGCAAGCTCTCCATCTCGGTGAACATTTGGAACTTATCAGCGAGCAGTTTTAATTTGCTAGCTCTCAGTATTGAAAAATTAATCTTCCTAGCTAAACCAATGGAATACGACAATATTGTCACATTTAAACGATGCGCCATCATTCTTTTAGCATTATGGTGTTTTTTCACAAGCGTTTCATTTATACCCATCTTCTCAGAAATCGCTCTACAAGACGCCGCCATTAGACATGCTCACGATCACTTGTGCAAATATGCCACAACACTGAAAGACGAGTACTTAATCTATATGTGCGTGTGTGACGTCATCCCGCTTGTTTTGTTTGGCGTGATATACTTTTGCATTCTAAAGACCGCTCAACAGCAAATACACAAAGCGCAAGCACGATTTAGCAAAAGCGCTGTCAATGAagaatttaaacatttaaagaaGACGGAGAAAAAAAACACGCGATTGCTCGTTTCTTTAGTCGTCGTGTATTACGTTTGTTGGATTCCCGCCATTGTAGCGGAATATTTGAGCATACGTCACGCATACCTGGTCACACAGACCTTCATTTTTGTCATTTCTGCGCTGGTTTATTTGAATTCGTTCTTAAACAGTATCGTCTACTACTTCTTCAACGACGAGTTCAGAAAGTTCTTCAAAAGATACGTACGCAACATTAAAATAGGAACCAGGAGACGAATGAGCGGTGACTTTCTTAGTAGGCCCCCAACATCAACACATGGGTTTAATATGTCACGTATTGCCatgacaacaataaaaaaagctagctag